From the Armatimonadota bacterium genome, the window GCAAGTACCCCCAACGTGTTCTCCAACCTGTTCATCGGCTTGATACGCGCCGGAGAAGTGGGTGGTGTTTTGGAGGAAAGCCTGCAGCGTCTGGCGGCGTTCCTCGAGGCGGACGTGGCGCTGCGCCGCAAAGTGCGCGCTGCCATGACCTACCCCACTATCGTGGTGATTGCCGCACTGGCAATCGTCATCGGGCTGGTGACCTTTATCCTGCCCAAGTTCTTTGACGTGTTTAAGGACCTGGGCATCAAAGAGTTCCCTGTGATGACACAGATGCTGATGGACTTCAGCCACTTCCTCACCAGCCGATGGTACGTGATGATTGCCATCGTGGTGCTGGTGGTCATCGCCTTCCGCATGTTCGTGCGCACGCGCATCGGACGGAGGCTCTACGACCGCCTGAAACTGAAGTTACCCGTCTTCGGGCCGCTCAACCACAAAATCGCGCTGGCGCGGTTCTCGCGCACGCTGAGCACCCTGCTTAGCTCCGGCGTACCTATCCTGCAGGCGCTGGAGACCGTTGCCGGAACGGTAGCCAATGAGATTATCGCCGAAGCGGTGATGGAAGCGCGTGCTCGTATCCGCGAGGGCGATCGCATCGGACCGCCTCTGGAGAAAAGCGGTATGTTCCCGCCGATGGTGGTGCACATGATTTCCATCGGCGAGGAGTCGGGTGCGCTGGACCAGATGCTGTCCAAAGTGGCGGACTTCTACGAGTCCGAAGTGGAGTCCACCCTGCAATCGCTCACGTCGGCGATTGAGCCGGTGCTCATCGTGCTGCTGGGCGGTATGGTGGGCTTCATCGTCATCTCGTTGTTGCTACCGCTGATTACGGCAGTGCAGAGCCTCGCCGGCGGACAGGGCGGTGCCGAAGGCGGCGGCGGATAACGAGTACGGGGGGCGTGCATCCGCCCCCCTTCCGTACCTGCGGAGGTCACAAGCCGACATATCATGCCGGAATGGTACATCGGGCTGGTGGTGTTTATCTATGGGGCGGTGGTGGGTAGCTTCCTGAACGTGCTTATCTACCGCCTCCCGCGCGGTTTATCCATCGTGAAACCGCGCTCCCACTGCCCGAACTGCAAGACGGAGCTGCGCGCTAGGGACCTGGTGCCTTTGCTCAGCTTCCTGTGGCAACGTGGCAGGTGTCGATACTGTGGAGCGCGCATCTCCTGGCGGTACTTTTGGGTGGAATTGACCACCGGATTGCTGTTCTGGGGTGTCTACTGGCGCTACGGCTGGAGCTGGGATACCCTGTTCTATGTGCTGTTCACCGCGGCGCTAGTTGCTGCCTTTTTCATTGACCTGGAACACTTTCTGATACCAGATGGCTTAAACGTTTTTATGCTGGCGCTGGGCATAGCTCGCAACATCGTGCTCATTACACAGGGCGACCCGCAAGCGTGGGTCATCGTATACGGATACCGATTGCCCTACGCCATAGTGGGAGCAGTAGTTTGCACGATGCTTTTCGCAACCATCGCCGTGATGGGGCGAGTGATGTTTCGAAAGGACGCCATGGGCTTTGGAGACGTGAAGTTGGCACG encodes:
- a CDS encoding hypothetical protein (possible pseudo, frameshifted); translated protein: MFSNLFIGLIRAGEVGGVLEESLQRLAAFLEADVALRRKVRAAMTYPTIVVIAALAIVIGLVTFILPKFFDVFKDLGIKEFPVMTQMLMDFSHFLTSRWYVMIAIVVLVVIAFRMFVRTRIGRRLYDRLKLKLPVFGPLNHKIALARFSRTLSTLLSSGVPILQALETVAGTVANEIIAEAVMEARARIREGDRIGPPLEKSGMFPPMVVHMISIGEESGALDQMLSKVADFYESEVESTLQSLTSAIEPVLIVLLGGMVGFIVISLLLPLITAVQSLAGGQGGAEGGGG